One part of the Trueperaceae bacterium genome encodes these proteins:
- the coxB gene encoding cytochrome c oxidase subunit II, whose amino-acid sequence MPVVRRFRRVAPLLVLALLLVGCETEGPRSTLHPVGYVAEQQLDLLIWTTWLSVGVVALVAGVLGYAIFRFRSRYTGDKDAIPNQVHGSVPLEITWTLIPVIIVILVAVPTVRTIFETEVRVQPQESDVLVHVTGYQWWWKFEYPELGIVTANELHVPVGTRVVLDLDSADVLHSFWVPKLAGKRDMIPNQENQLWLIADEEGIYWGHCAELCLGAHAYMRFRVIVESEEEYQAWVESFQEVQVQASQEERQAIQPVQNNELIQEGRTLFAQKGCIGCHSNANFGPGYGSPDFPNLTNFGLRNTVAAGVLENTHENLTAWIRDPQAIKPGNYMPTLWQEDDPDALEEASAIAAYLLSLGIEGEQQAQANAVGGTNGDR is encoded by the coding sequence GTGCCGGTAGTACGTAGGTTCCGTCGGGTCGCGCCGCTACTCGTGCTGGCCCTGTTGCTGGTCGGGTGCGAAACCGAGGGCCCTCGCTCCACGTTGCATCCCGTCGGCTATGTGGCCGAGCAGCAGCTCGATCTGCTCATCTGGACGACCTGGCTCAGCGTCGGGGTCGTCGCCTTGGTGGCGGGCGTCCTGGGCTACGCCATCTTCCGCTTCAGGAGCAGGTACACGGGGGACAAGGATGCCATTCCCAACCAGGTTCACGGCAGCGTGCCGCTGGAGATCACCTGGACGCTCATACCGGTGATCATCGTCATCCTCGTTGCCGTGCCCACGGTCCGCACCATCTTCGAGACCGAGGTGAGGGTGCAGCCACAGGAGAGCGATGTACTGGTCCACGTCACCGGTTACCAGTGGTGGTGGAAGTTCGAATACCCGGAGCTCGGCATTGTCACCGCCAACGAGCTCCACGTCCCCGTCGGTACCCGCGTCGTGCTCGACCTCGACTCGGCCGACGTGCTCCACTCCTTCTGGGTGCCCAAGCTCGCGGGCAAGCGCGACATGATCCCCAACCAGGAGAACCAGCTGTGGCTCATCGCCGACGAAGAGGGGATCTACTGGGGCCACTGCGCCGAGCTCTGCCTTGGCGCTCACGCCTATATGCGCTTCCGGGTGATCGTCGAGTCCGAGGAGGAGTACCAGGCCTGGGTCGAGTCGTTCCAGGAGGTGCAGGTGCAGGCCTCGCAGGAGGAGCGGCAGGCGATCCAGCCCGTGCAGAACAACGAACTGATCCAGGAGGGCCGTACTCTCTTCGCGCAGAAGGGGTGCATCGGCTGTCACTCGAACGCCAACTTCGGGCCCGGCTACGGCAGTCCCGACTTCCCCAACCTCACGAACTTCGGACTTCGTAACACCGTGGCTGCCGGGGTGCTGGAGAATACTCACGAGAACCTGACCGCCTGGATCCGAGATCCGCAAGCGATCAAACCGGGCAACTACATGCCTACGCTCTGGCAGGAAGACGACCCGGATGCCCTGGAAGAGGCATCTGCTATCGCCGCTTATCTGCTGAGCCTGGGCATCGAGGGGGAGCAGCAGGCACAGGCGAACGCCGTAGGAGGAACGAATGGCGATCGGTAG